The sequence GAGCCGACCTAGATCGCGTTCACCAGGAAGCCGATCACGAACCCGACGAGGACCCCGAGGTAGACGAGGCGGTTGCGCGCGATCGACGCCTCCCGGCTGTCGAGCGGCCGGAACGCGACCCGCAGCATCGGCAGGATAACGTAGGCAATCGCGCCGATCGCGAGCGCGTCGAAGATCACGAGGAAGAGGGCGTTGCTCCAGAAGTAGCCCACCGCGCCCCCGAGCAGCGTGGGGAGGCCGCCGACGAGGAACAGGCCGAAGAGCGTCGGGAGCCGGCTGCGAACCCCGCTGCCGAGGTAGGGCGAGACGATCGGGAAGCCCTCGGTGACGTTCTGCAGGAAGAAGCCCACGAAGACAACCGCGAGGACCCCGATCTCGCCCGCCGTCCACGTCGCGCCGAAGACGAGCCCCTCGGTGAGGTTCTGCAGGCCGATGCCCAGCGCGATGATCAGAGCGGTCAGGCGCGGACCCCCGTCCGCGCTTGCGACGCGCGACGGAAGGTTGTCGATGACGTAGAGGCCGAGGAAGGCGACGACGAAGGCCGCCGCGAAGGCGATCGTGTAACCGGCGTCCGCCACGTATCCGTTCGGGTACAGGATCGGCGAGACGTCCGAGAAGACGTCGCCCATCAGGAAGATCAGGATCCCGATCGCGCCGGCGTTGAGGACGGTCGCCCAGCGCCCCTGGGCGCGCTTGCTGAAGACGATCGGCAGCGACAGGAAGATGGAGAGTCCCATCGCCGCGGTGAGGATCATGAACACGGGAAAGTCGCTCATGACGGGCCCGGAGGTAGCTAGCCGGGCGGAACTATAAGCGTGTTGTTTGTGAAAGCGCTACAATTATTCATCACGACGTGAAGGCCACCTCGCCGGAGAGCCTAGCGCCGGGTGGCCCTGCGCGCGGAAAAACGAACGAAGGGGTTGGACCGGGCGGCTAGCCGCACCCGCAGCCGCCGGCACCGCAACCGCAGCCGCCCGCCTCGGAGTCCCCGTGGCCATGGCCGTCGGTCACCGGGAGCTGGGGGGCCGTGATCTTGAAGCCCGTGGCGTTGAGGTCCTGGACGAAGTCGATCCGGGCGCCGTCGAGCATCTCGGCGCTCAGGTCGTCGACGACGATCGAGAACCCGTCGACCGGGATGACCTTGTCGCCCGTGCGCGGCTTGTCGAACGCCATCCCGAACGTCGGGCCCCCGTGACCGCCGCCGCCACCGCAGCCGCATCCACCGCCTCCCGAGCCGCAGCCGCAACCGCCGCCGCCGCCCGACTGGAGGAAGACGCGGACCGCCGTGCCCGGCTTCTGGTTCCGGATGAGGTCCCGGACCTGGTCCTGCGCTTCTTGCGTCACTTCCAATTTGATCGTCGGACTATCGCTCATTCCCGGGGCCCTCCTTCGCTACCCCGACGTTCGTACCGGGCCGGGACTATAAAGCTCCGGGCTCAGGCGCGCTACGCGGAGAACGACTTGCCGCAGGAGCAGGTTTCCTTCGCGTTCGGGTTGTAGATCTTGAATCCCGAGGCTTCCAGCCCGAGCAGGTAGTCGACCTTCAGGCCGTCGAGCAGCGGCGCGCTCGCCCGGTCCACCACGACCTGGAGCCCGGCCTGATCGTAGGCGATCTCGTCGCCCGACTCGCGCCGGTCGAACGACATGCCGTAGGTGAGCCCGGAACAGCCGCCGCCCTGGACGAAGATGCGCAGGGCGGAGCCGGGCTTTCCCTGCTTCTCCATGATCTTGAGGACCTGCTCCCGAGCGGAGGTCGACACGTCGATCGCCACCATCGCCTGCCTCCGGCGAACTAGCCCGGGGCGCGGTAAAAGAGTTGCTGGCGTACGCGCCACCTCGCCGAGGGACGCCGCTCGACGCTTATCTATGGCGCCCGGGTGGCCGGATGATGTGCCGTCTCTTCGCCCAGCTGTCCGCCCGCGATGAGCCGGCGGAACCGTGGCTCGTGCGCTCGGACCGATCGCTCCTCGCGCAGTCTCACGCGAGCCCCGACGACCCCCAGCGGGAGGGATGGGGCGTCGGCTGGTTCAACGATCAGGGTCGCGCGCACGTCGTGAAGGGGATCCACGGCGCGTTCGAGCCCGGGGAGCGCGAGCGATTCGTGGCGGCCGCCGGGGCGGCCCGCGGGCCCGTCGTCTTCGGGCACCTTCGCCACGCCAGCAACCCGATGAACCTCCCGCCCGAGCGGCTCCTGGGCCTCGAGAACTCCCAGCCGTTCGAGACCCACACGGTCCTCTTCGCGCACAACGGGGCGATCCCGTTCCCCAACGAGACCCGGCCGATGCTGGGCCTCCTGGAGCCGAAGGTCCGAGGGATCAACGATAGCGAAGTGCTGTTCTGGCTGCTCGTCCGCAACACGGAGGAGCGTGGCGACCCGCTCCAGGGCTACGTGCAGACCGTGGAGGATCTCGTGAGGGTCCGCGAGGGCCTCGGTCGTCCTGCGATCCCGCCGTTCTCGGGCCTCAACGTCGTCTTCTCGCGGGGCCCGGACGAGCTGTGGGCGTTCTGCCAGTGGACCGGTGACCACGGGCGCGGGCTCATCGACACCTCGCGCCCCTACTACGAGATGACCTATCGCGCCGCGCCCCATCGGCTGATCGTTGGCAGCGAGCCGTTCGACGGGGAGCGGGGCGCCTGGCAGAATCTGCCGAACGGCCGGTACCTGTCCGCGCGACGTGAAGGGGACCACGTGAGGCTCACGACGGGGCCCACCCCGATCCCGGTCGGACTCGAGCTCGGGCCTCCGCCTTCCTGAGCGGTCGGCGCGCGTCGGTCCCGATGACGAGCGAGATGCTCTCGGGACCCGACCTCGGGGGCGGATACCTCCACCAGCTCACCACCGAGCGGGACGGAGATCGCACGACGTTCACCTACCACGCGCAGGACGGCGGGCAGGATGCCGGAGGACCCCCGAAGGGGCCGCTCGACCCGTTCGGGTTCGTCCACCCTCCCTCGGCCTGCCCGTTCGGCGGGCCGCGCTGCTGGCACCGACGCTTCCTCCTTCCATTCTCCGAGACCGCCCGCGTGCGACCTTGCTACAACCGCCACCGCTTCGTCCTCGAAACCCTGCTCGACCAGGCGTACGCGGGCCGGGCCGTGGACGTCGAGACGGCCGTGCCCGAGCTGCTCGACCGCCTCGAGCGCTCGGGCCTCTCCTCGCCGACGGACTTCTACATCGGGGGATCGGCCGCCGCCTGGCTCCTCGGCGCCCCGCTGCGGCCGCGCGACGTCGATGTGGGCGTCTCGCGCGCGGCGGTCGACCGCGTCGGTGCCGCCTTGATGGAGTACCTGATCGAACCGGTCGCGACGACCGACTGGCCCGGCGTCGGGATCGTGCGCGGGGGCCGCGCGTTCGTGGGGACGCTCGTCCGCGGGGCGCGGGTGGAGTGGGCGGTCGCACTGGGGGAGGAACCGCGAAGCCCGTACGAGGAGTGGGGAGGCCCCATCGGGGGAGCACGGACGGTGAGCGCGCGTGCGCTCGGTCGCACGGTCGCCGTGACCCGGCCGGAGTACGCGCTCGTGAGGGCCGCCATCAAGGCGACCGGCGCGCCAGCGCCGCCGCTCGTTGACTGGCTGCGGGAATTCGGCCCGGACCTCGAGCTGTTCGACGCGCTCGCGGAGCGGGCGCGGCTGCCGGCCGAACAGCGCGCGGCGCTGCGAGGGCGGCTCACGGCCGAAGGCGCCGGCGCGGCGGATCGTGGTGCGCGTCGAC is a genomic window of Thermoplasmata archaeon containing:
- a CDS encoding iron-sulfur cluster biosynthesis family protein, with the translated sequence MSDSPTIKLEVTQEAQDQVRDLIRNQKPGTAVRVFLQSGGGGGCGCGSGGGGCGCGGGGGHGGPTFGMAFDKPRTGDKVIPVDGFSIVVDDLSAEMLDGARIDFVQDLNATGFKITAPQLPVTDGHGHGDSEAGGCGCGAGGCGCG
- a CDS encoding iron-sulfur cluster assembly accessory protein gives rise to the protein MVAIDVSTSAREQVLKIMEKQGKPGSALRIFVQGGGCSGLTYGMSFDRRESGDEIAYDQAGLQVVVDRASAPLLDGLKVDYLLGLEASGFKIYNPNAKETCSCGKSFSA
- a CDS encoding class II glutamine amidotransferase, producing MMCRLFAQLSARDEPAEPWLVRSDRSLLAQSHASPDDPQREGWGVGWFNDQGRAHVVKGIHGAFEPGERERFVAAAGAARGPVVFGHLRHASNPMNLPPERLLGLENSQPFETHTVLFAHNGAIPFPNETRPMLGLLEPKVRGINDSEVLFWLLVRNTEERGDPLQGYVQTVEDLVRVREGLGRPAIPPFSGLNVVFSRGPDELWAFCQWTGDHGRGLIDTSRPYYEMTYRAAPHRLIVGSEPFDGERGAWQNLPNGRYLSARREGDHVRLTTGPTPIPVGLELGPPPS